One genomic region from Streptomyces sp. NBC_00457 encodes:
- a CDS encoding HoxN/HupN/NixA family nickel/cobalt transporter codes for MTAAPDSAPHLPATPSAHGSAWHRVRTSMTRQEWIRVGGMAAFILALHVIGWFTLVALVAPEHYSIGERSFGIGIGVTAYTLGMRHAFDADHIAAIDNTTRKLMGDGQRPLSAGFWFSLGHSSVVFALAFLLSLGVKTLAGPVRDDDSHLHEVTGLIGTAVSGAFLYVIAALNLVVLAGIWKVFRRMRSGHFDEAALEEQLDNRGFMNRLLGRVMKSITKPWQLYPLGLLFGLGFDTATEVALLVLAGSGAASGLPWYAILCLPVLFAAGMSLLDTIDGTFMNFAYGWAFSRPVRKVYYNLTVTGLSVAVALLIGTVELLGLLADKLHLHGPFWAWIGTLDLNTLGFAIVGLFVATWIIALLVWRFARIEEKWTAD; via the coding sequence ATGACGGCCGCCCCTGACTCCGCTCCACACCTCCCCGCCACGCCTTCCGCACACGGCTCGGCCTGGCACCGCGTCCGCACTTCCATGACGCGGCAGGAGTGGATCAGGGTCGGGGGCATGGCCGCCTTCATCCTGGCCCTGCATGTGATCGGCTGGTTCACCCTCGTCGCCCTGGTCGCGCCCGAGCACTACAGCATCGGCGAGAGATCCTTCGGCATCGGGATCGGCGTGACCGCCTACACGCTCGGTATGCGGCACGCCTTCGACGCCGACCACATCGCGGCCATCGACAACACCACCCGCAAGCTGATGGGCGACGGGCAGCGCCCGCTGTCCGCGGGGTTCTGGTTCTCGCTGGGCCACTCCAGCGTCGTCTTCGCGCTGGCGTTCCTGCTCTCCCTCGGAGTGAAGACCCTCGCCGGACCGGTCCGCGACGACGACTCCCACCTCCACGAGGTGACCGGCCTGATCGGTACGGCCGTCTCCGGGGCGTTCCTCTACGTCATCGCCGCGCTCAACCTGGTCGTGCTGGCCGGCATCTGGAAGGTGTTCCGCCGGATGCGCTCGGGCCACTTCGACGAAGCCGCGCTGGAGGAGCAGCTCGACAACCGCGGCTTCATGAACCGCCTCCTGGGCCGTGTCATGAAGTCCATCACCAAGCCGTGGCAGCTGTACCCGCTGGGCCTGCTCTTCGGCCTGGGCTTCGACACCGCGACGGAGGTCGCCCTGCTCGTCCTGGCCGGTTCGGGCGCCGCGTCCGGGCTGCCCTGGTACGCGATCCTGTGCCTGCCCGTCCTCTTCGCCGCCGGGATGTCCCTGCTCGACACGATCGACGGCACCTTCATGAACTTCGCGTACGGCTGGGCCTTCTCCCGGCCCGTCCGCAAGGTCTACTACAACCTCACCGTCACCGGCCTGTCCGTAGCCGTCGCCCTCCTCATCGGCACGGTCGAACTCCTCGGCCTCCTCGCCGACAAACTCCACCTCCACGGCCCCTTCTGGGCCTGGATCGGCACCCTCGACCTCAACACCCTCGGCTTCGCCATCGTCGGCCTCTTCGTGGCCACGTGGATCATCGCCCTGCTGGTGTGGAGATTCGCCCGCATCGAGGAGAAGTGGACGGCGGACTGA
- the prcB gene encoding proteasome subunit beta produces the protein MAGEETGGRLGEEFFTPGGSSFTAFLAAHRPELLSTRSPLPDSLRAEPDRVPHGTTVLALTYRDGVLIAGDRRATMGNLIAQRDLEKVHPADDYTAVAIAGTVGLALDMVKLYQVELAHFEKIEGTAMSLNAKARRLAGMIRDNLGQAMQGLAVVPLLTGYDPSAPEGERGRIFSFDVAGGLYEKTDFHAEGSGSPYARGALKKLFHQGMSRREAALAALQALYDAADDDSATGGPDINRRIFPIVSVITEEGFERLSEPETEELSREMVEQRRGNPDGPTATV, from the coding sequence ATGGCGGGCGAGGAGACCGGCGGCCGGCTGGGGGAGGAGTTCTTCACTCCGGGAGGCTCGTCCTTCACGGCGTTCCTGGCGGCGCACCGCCCCGAGTTGCTGAGCACCCGCAGTCCGCTTCCGGACAGCCTCCGCGCCGAGCCCGACCGCGTTCCGCACGGCACCACGGTCCTCGCCCTCACCTACCGCGACGGCGTGCTGATCGCGGGAGACCGCAGGGCCACCATGGGCAACCTCATCGCCCAGCGCGACCTGGAGAAGGTGCACCCGGCCGACGACTACACGGCCGTCGCCATCGCCGGCACGGTCGGCCTCGCGCTGGACATGGTGAAGCTGTACCAGGTCGAGCTGGCGCACTTCGAGAAGATCGAGGGCACGGCGATGAGCCTCAACGCGAAGGCACGCCGCCTCGCCGGCATGATCCGCGACAACCTCGGCCAGGCCATGCAGGGCCTCGCCGTCGTCCCGCTCCTCACCGGCTACGACCCGTCCGCCCCCGAGGGCGAGCGGGGCCGCATCTTCAGCTTCGACGTCGCCGGCGGCCTCTATGAGAAGACCGACTTCCACGCCGAGGGCTCCGGATCCCCGTACGCCCGCGGCGCGTTGAAGAAGCTCTTCCATCAGGGCATGTCCCGGCGTGAGGCGGCGCTGGCCGCACTTCAGGCGCTGTACGACGCCGCGGATGACGACTCCGCGACCGGCGGCCCCGACATCAACCGCCGGATCTTCCCCATCGTCTCGGTCATCACCGAGGAGGGTTTCGAGCGGCTGTCCGAACCGGAGACGGAGGAACTGAGCCGCGAGATGGTCGAGCAGCGCCGCGGGAACCCGGACGGACCGACCGCGACGGTCTGA
- a CDS encoding lysylphosphatidylglycerol synthase domain-containing protein: MTSEQVLAPPDRRRAYWHSALTLAVLMGAGYLARRHWPVLETGAVRLAGADQGWLLVAASAAAMTWLCSALAQQGAVTARLPPGRLVAAQFAASAANHVLPAGLGASAVNLRFLMRCGMSAGRAATALAVKASAGGVVRGALIAVLALACPGVLRVPSLSGGGVAVVILVVGVAAVLLCSGRCRRVLAVVVADIRAVHARPRRAAALWGGSLAFALLHCAVLIAVTQAVALPLSPARVALLYLAASSAAALLPTPGGLGSLDAALALALTSAGTPASGAASAVLGYRLLTMWLPLVPGLLVLGLLIRRKAL, encoded by the coding sequence ATGACGTCCGAGCAGGTCCTCGCGCCGCCCGACCGCAGACGCGCATACTGGCACAGCGCCCTCACGCTCGCCGTGCTGATGGGCGCCGGCTATCTGGCCCGGCGGCACTGGCCGGTGCTGGAGACCGGAGCGGTCCGGCTCGCCGGCGCCGACCAGGGCTGGCTGCTCGTCGCCGCGTCCGCCGCGGCCATGACCTGGCTGTGCTCGGCGCTGGCCCAGCAGGGCGCCGTGACCGCGAGGCTGCCGCCGGGGCGGCTCGTGGCCGCGCAGTTCGCCGCCTCCGCCGCCAACCATGTGCTGCCCGCCGGGCTCGGGGCGAGCGCGGTCAACCTCCGCTTCCTCATGCGTTGCGGCATGTCGGCAGGGCGCGCGGCGACGGCCCTCGCGGTGAAGGCGTCCGCGGGCGGCGTGGTCCGCGGCGCCCTGATCGCCGTACTCGCCCTGGCCTGCCCCGGAGTTCTGCGGGTGCCGTCCCTGTCCGGGGGAGGCGTGGCCGTCGTCATCCTCGTGGTCGGCGTGGCGGCGGTCCTGCTGTGCAGCGGGCGCTGCCGACGGGTTCTCGCCGTCGTGGTGGCCGACATCCGGGCCGTCCACGCGCGGCCTCGGCGTGCGGCGGCCCTGTGGGGCGGGTCGCTGGCCTTCGCCCTGCTGCACTGCGCGGTACTGATCGCGGTCACCCAGGCCGTGGCGCTGCCGCTGTCCCCGGCCAGGGTCGCGCTGCTCTATCTCGCCGCGAGCAGCGCCGCCGCCCTGCTGCCCACCCCCGGCGGGCTCGGCTCCCTCGACGCCGCGCTCGCCCTCGCGCTCACCTCCGCCGGCACTCCGGCGTCCGGTGCCGCCTCCGCCGTGCTCGGCTACCGGCTGCTGACCATGTGGCTGCCGCTCGTTCCGGGGCTGCTGGTGCTCGGGCTGCTGATCCGGCGCAAGGCGCTGTGA
- a CDS encoding nucleoside/nucleotide kinase family protein — MPVTFDDLLTRARGLADGRRRVLGIAGSPGAGKTTLAETLVRELNASGEPWVAHVPMDGFHLADVELDRLGLRERKGAPDTFDAAGYAALLRRLREEVDGTVYAPGFERVLEQPIAGAIPVPPTARLVVTEGNYLLLGTGAWARVRAQLDEVWFCELDEEERIRRLVARHEEFGKGHTEAVAWVLGTDQRNADLVAATRDRADLIVPTSLDVGV, encoded by the coding sequence GTGCCTGTGACCTTCGACGACCTCCTCACCCGCGCCCGCGGTCTCGCCGACGGCCGCCGCCGCGTCCTCGGGATCGCGGGCAGCCCCGGCGCGGGCAAGACGACGCTCGCCGAGACCCTCGTACGGGAACTGAACGCGTCAGGGGAGCCGTGGGTGGCGCACGTTCCCATGGACGGCTTTCATCTGGCCGACGTCGAGTTGGACCGGCTGGGTCTGCGCGAGCGCAAGGGCGCGCCCGACACCTTCGACGCGGCGGGGTACGCGGCGCTGCTGCGGCGGCTGCGGGAGGAGGTCGACGGCACGGTGTACGCGCCGGGCTTCGAGCGGGTGCTGGAGCAGCCGATCGCGGGCGCGATTCCGGTGCCGCCGACGGCCCGGCTGGTGGTGACCGAGGGCAACTACCTGTTGCTGGGGACGGGGGCGTGGGCGCGTGTCCGGGCGCAGTTGGACGAGGTGTGGTTCTGCGAGCTGGACGAGGAGGAGCGGATCCGGCGGCTGGTCGCCCGGCACGAGGAGTTCGGCAAGGGTCACACGGAGGCGGTGGCGTGGGTGCTGGGCACGGACCAGCGCAACGCCGACCTGGTCGCCGCGACCCGGGACCGCGCCGACCTGATCGTCCCGACGTCCCTCGATGTCGGAGTGTGA
- a CDS encoding carbohydrate ABC transporter permease, which yields MKTTDMPRPVDAEPARAVPRKRPRGAASGGLRRAVPATTLLWVLAALYGFPVLWFVLSSFKPAGDLFSSLALFPDDPTLAGYKAAWGSANFSQYFINTTIVCVVATILTVGVSCCTGYALAKYDNKWLKAFFVCILATTMLPGEVMLAPQFLVVRDLGLYNSLAGIIVPALLTATGCFMFRQFFLTVPDELLEAARIDGARELSIFLRIMVPISRPIMLTLAILSFQWRWNDYIFPLLMLNDPSKFTVQIGIQSLVGAQNINWSVVLGGSVITMVPLIIVFLVFQRYVMNADINAGLKD from the coding sequence ATGAAAACCACAGACATGCCACGCCCGGTTGATGCCGAGCCCGCACGGGCTGTTCCCAGGAAGCGGCCCCGTGGCGCGGCCAGTGGTGGGCTTCGGCGCGCGGTGCCCGCGACGACACTGCTGTGGGTCCTGGCGGCCCTCTACGGGTTTCCCGTGCTGTGGTTCGTCCTCAGCTCCTTCAAACCGGCGGGAGACCTGTTCTCCTCGCTGGCGCTGTTTCCGGACGACCCCACCCTGGCGGGCTACAAGGCAGCATGGGGCAGCGCCAACTTCTCCCAGTACTTCATCAACACGACCATCGTGTGTGTGGTCGCGACGATCCTCACGGTGGGAGTCAGCTGCTGCACGGGGTACGCGCTGGCCAAGTACGACAACAAATGGCTCAAGGCGTTCTTCGTCTGCATCCTCGCCACGACGATGCTGCCGGGCGAGGTCATGCTCGCCCCGCAGTTCCTGGTGGTCCGCGACCTGGGCCTGTACAACTCTCTCGCCGGCATCATCGTCCCGGCCTTGCTCACCGCGACCGGATGCTTCATGTTCCGCCAGTTCTTCCTGACGGTCCCCGACGAGCTCCTCGAGGCCGCCCGCATCGACGGGGCGCGTGAACTGTCGATCTTCCTGCGGATCATGGTGCCGATCTCCCGGCCCATCATGCTGACCCTCGCCATCCTGTCGTTCCAGTGGCGATGGAACGACTACATCTTTCCGCTGCTGATGCTCAACGACCCCAGCAAGTTCACCGTGCAGATCGGCATCCAGAGCCTTGTCGGCGCGCAGAACATCAACTGGTCGGTGGTGCTCGGCGGCTCGGTCATCACCATGGTTCCGCTGATCATCGTCTTCCTGGTGTTCCAGCGTTACGTCATGAACGCAGACATCAACGCCGGACTGAAGGACTGA
- a CDS encoding carbohydrate ABC transporter permease, with product MKNRAPDMSVSPPRRRSKYTVAPLVLVAGNVVLFGLFFVWPAVIGLVYSFTNYTGIGAFQFVGLDNYQNLFGDSIFYSALTRTLLYTVLFVPLNFVLSLLIANVLVSKHAKGVSVARVFFFIPWLLSPIVVGVLWRWLFGENFGLVNEVIEKLGGSAVPWQSNADLSLIVVVVAASWAWTGFSMLLFIAAIKNVPVSYYEAASLDGAGPWRQFISITLPSIAPTSFIVILLNTIHGMKEYPLFASLNNGGPGTSNNLLVQYIYQTGFKSGQIGYASAASFVLMLILMVVAIIQMMVNRRVENR from the coding sequence ATGAAAAATCGCGCCCCGGACATGTCCGTGAGCCCGCCCAGGAGACGCAGCAAGTACACCGTCGCGCCGCTCGTCCTCGTCGCGGGCAATGTGGTGCTCTTCGGGCTGTTCTTCGTCTGGCCGGCGGTGATCGGGCTCGTCTACTCCTTCACGAACTACACGGGCATCGGGGCGTTCCAGTTCGTCGGACTGGACAACTACCAGAACCTGTTCGGGGACTCGATCTTCTACAGCGCGTTGACCCGGACGCTGCTGTACACCGTGCTCTTCGTTCCGCTGAACTTCGTGCTCTCGCTGCTGATCGCCAACGTGCTGGTGAGCAAGCACGCCAAGGGCGTGTCGGTCGCCCGCGTCTTCTTCTTCATCCCGTGGCTGCTGTCGCCCATCGTCGTGGGTGTCCTGTGGCGGTGGCTGTTCGGTGAGAATTTCGGACTGGTCAACGAGGTCATCGAGAAGCTCGGCGGAAGTGCCGTTCCGTGGCAGTCGAACGCGGACCTGTCGTTGATCGTGGTGGTGGTGGCGGCATCCTGGGCCTGGACGGGCTTCTCGATGCTGCTGTTCATCGCGGCGATCAAGAACGTACCGGTGTCGTACTACGAGGCGGCCTCGCTCGACGGTGCCGGTCCGTGGCGCCAGTTCATCAGCATCACATTGCCGAGCATCGCGCCCACTTCGTTCATCGTCATCCTGCTCAACACGATCCACGGGATGAAGGAATACCCGCTGTTCGCCTCCCTCAACAACGGCGGACCCGGAACGTCGAACAACCTGCTTGTCCAGTACATCTACCAGACCGGCTTCAAGTCGGGCCAGATCGGCTACGCGAGCGCCGCGTCGTTCGTGCTCATGCTCATCCTGATGGTCGTCGCGATCATCCAGATGATGGTCAACCGGCGGGTGGAGAACCGATGA
- a CDS encoding extracellular solute-binding protein: MTNVGARRSRRLGRGGIRRLVPLAAVATAGALLLSACGSDSGSGGTSKSLTFWISTVPGQDAGWKKMVAQYKKEAGVDVKLVNVPYDGYDAKLRSAAQANSLPDVASVPKIDPIWANKLIDLGSIANNKSNKINGNFVAKDSSGKVLAIPSDVTASGMFINKSLFEKAGVDYPTSPDKTWTWTEFIKAADEVREKTNAKYSLTFDQSPSRLRAMVYEMGGKYVQADDSGKFSVDAATKKAVNTFVGWNDDKTMPKSVWTSGADPSAMFQSGDVVAYWSGVWQVAAYAESITKFEWASVPTPAQPVQASDVNSGGMTVGFNNNGDAAAAAEKFLSWLYEPAHYQALCEASGFLPVESGLNPKYPFKSEAAQAAFKLYNESIPLYDPVSGYFNTAQTSWALKGKTLTEDPTKVELGKAINGQQSADKALENIVAGYNQQLGGGS, encoded by the coding sequence ATGACCAATGTAGGTGCGCGGCGCTCCCGCCGACTCGGCCGCGGCGGCATACGCCGCCTGGTCCCCCTCGCTGCCGTGGCCACGGCAGGTGCCCTGCTGCTCTCCGCCTGCGGGTCGGACTCCGGCTCGGGCGGAACCTCCAAGTCGCTGACGTTCTGGATCTCCACGGTTCCGGGGCAGGACGCGGGCTGGAAGAAGATGGTGGCGCAGTACAAGAAGGAAGCCGGCGTCGACGTCAAGCTCGTCAATGTTCCCTACGACGGCTACGACGCGAAGCTGCGCAGCGCCGCGCAGGCGAACTCCCTGCCCGACGTGGCGTCGGTTCCGAAGATCGACCCGATCTGGGCGAACAAGCTGATCGACCTCGGCTCCATCGCCAACAACAAGAGCAACAAGATCAACGGCAACTTCGTCGCCAAGGACTCGTCCGGGAAGGTGCTGGCCATCCCCTCGGACGTCACCGCGTCCGGCATGTTCATCAACAAGTCGCTCTTCGAGAAGGCCGGCGTCGACTACCCGACCTCGCCCGACAAGACCTGGACCTGGACCGAGTTCATCAAGGCGGCGGACGAGGTCCGGGAGAAGACCAACGCCAAGTACTCCCTGACCTTTGACCAGTCGCCGTCCCGGCTCCGCGCCATGGTGTACGAGATGGGTGGGAAGTACGTCCAGGCCGACGACTCCGGCAAGTTCTCGGTGGACGCGGCGACCAAGAAGGCCGTGAACACCTTCGTCGGGTGGAACGACGACAAGACCATGCCGAAGTCGGTGTGGACCAGCGGCGCCGACCCGTCGGCCATGTTCCAGAGCGGTGACGTCGTCGCCTACTGGTCCGGCGTGTGGCAGGTCGCCGCCTACGCGGAGAGCATCACGAAGTTCGAGTGGGCGAGCGTCCCGACTCCGGCTCAGCCGGTACAGGCCAGCGACGTCAACAGCGGCGGCATGACGGTGGGCTTCAACAACAACGGCGACGCGGCCGCCGCCGCGGAGAAGTTCCTGTCCTGGCTGTACGAGCCGGCCCACTACCAGGCGCTGTGCGAGGCGTCCGGGTTCCTGCCCGTCGAGAGCGGTCTGAACCCGAAGTACCCCTTCAAGTCCGAGGCGGCGCAGGCGGCGTTCAAGCTCTACAACGAGTCGATCCCGCTCTACGACCCGGTCTCCGGCTACTTCAACACCGCGCAGACGAGCTGGGCGCTGAAGGGCAAGACCCTCACCGAGGACCCGACCAAGGTGGAGCTCGGCAAGGCGATCAACGGCCAGCAGTCGGCCGACAAGGCCCTGGAGAACATCGTGGCCGGCTACAACCAGCAGCTCGGCGGCGGATCGTAG
- a CDS encoding ROK family transcriptional regulator, which translates to MAEPPRLTESASAVFAVLARAGTATRPQLASLAGLSKPTVSSAVAELESARLAAHSGTASGATGRSAAVYGLGPAAGAVLAVDLGPALTRVRGCALDGTLLAQATGSRDEAADVVREAVFALPDGAPLRSIVVAVGDVPAGEGGVGQRPATAKAGPLFDAMAVALPRGVPVHLENNVNCAALAELHEGAARGRNTFGYLRIGVGIGLGIVVGGQVLRGANGAAGELARLPYPWDEGREPHQDALEEYIGARSLLRRAAEAWPDADGSCPRTAEQLFALAQEGRATARTVVDRHAADIGRLAAAVTAVLDPGLIVLGGSTGADPQLLPGVRAEMARLSWPTEVVSSTVGDLGTVVGASRLAVAQGVQTVTDAAGAKD; encoded by the coding sequence GTGGCGGAACCACCCCGCCTGACCGAGAGCGCGAGCGCGGTGTTCGCCGTGCTGGCCCGGGCGGGCACGGCGACCCGGCCGCAGCTCGCGAGCCTGGCGGGCCTGTCCAAGCCGACGGTGTCCTCCGCCGTCGCGGAACTGGAGAGCGCCCGTCTCGCCGCACACTCGGGCACCGCCTCCGGCGCCACCGGACGCTCCGCCGCCGTCTACGGACTCGGACCGGCCGCCGGTGCGGTGCTCGCCGTCGACCTCGGCCCCGCCCTCACCCGGGTACGCGGCTGCGCCCTGGACGGCACCCTGCTCGCCCAGGCCACCGGCTCCCGGGACGAGGCCGCCGACGTCGTGCGCGAGGCCGTCTTCGCCCTGCCCGACGGCGCCCCGCTGCGCTCCATCGTCGTCGCCGTCGGCGATGTCCCGGCGGGGGAGGGGGGTGTAGGACAGCGCCCCGCGACCGCCAAGGCCGGCCCCCTCTTCGACGCCATGGCCGTCGCCCTGCCCCGGGGCGTGCCGGTCCACCTCGAGAACAACGTCAACTGTGCCGCGCTCGCCGAGCTTCACGAAGGCGCCGCCCGCGGCCGGAACACCTTCGGCTATCTGCGGATCGGCGTCGGTATCGGCCTCGGCATCGTTGTCGGCGGCCAGGTGCTGCGCGGGGCGAACGGCGCCGCCGGTGAGCTCGCCCGGCTGCCCTACCCCTGGGACGAGGGCCGCGAGCCCCACCAGGACGCCCTGGAGGAGTACATCGGCGCCCGTTCCCTGCTGCGCCGGGCCGCCGAGGCCTGGCCGGACGCCGACGGGTCCTGCCCCCGCACCGCCGAGCAGCTCTTCGCCCTCGCCCAGGAGGGCCGTGCCACGGCCCGTACGGTCGTGGACCGCCACGCCGCCGACATCGGCCGGCTGGCCGCCGCCGTGACCGCCGTACTGGACCCCGGACTGATCGTCCTGGGCGGCAGCACCGGCGCGGATCCGCAGCTGCTGCCGGGGGTGCGGGCCGAGATGGCGCGTCTGAGCTGGCCCACCGAGGTGGTGAGCAGCACGGTCGGTGATCTCGGCACCGTGGTGGGTGCTTCCCGGCTCGCGGTCGCCCAAGGAGTCCAAACCGTGACCGACGCCGCGGGGGCCAAGGATTGA
- a CDS encoding N-acetylglucosamine kinase produces MQDASPSGPLVVGIDVGGTKTHLRAFAGDTPVADHVRSSSGWRPHDPVAAAGWLAVLAAEALPAGSRPSALAVGGHACETSRQCAQIRTALELHFDAPALVVGDAELLVPAAGLDKGVGLVAGTGSVAVGRFADGRPVQVGGWGAVLGDEGGAAGLVREAARAVWAAHDRGEEPDALALGLLASFEVAEVPALGAALEAAKDISAEWGRHAPAVFAAAEAGSPLARAVIADGGRSLAALVERLAARGVVVDDVVVAGSTVLAQPALYDAFASALTDRVPTARPQPLRVPPAEGAVALARSLL; encoded by the coding sequence GTGCAGGACGCTTCACCTTCTGGCCCTCTCGTGGTCGGTATCGACGTGGGCGGCACCAAGACGCATCTGCGCGCCTTCGCGGGCGACACCCCGGTCGCCGATCACGTCCGCTCCAGCAGTGGCTGGCGGCCGCACGACCCCGTGGCCGCCGCCGGCTGGCTGGCCGTGCTGGCCGCCGAGGCCCTGCCGGCGGGCTCGCGCCCGTCCGCTCTGGCCGTGGGCGGTCACGCCTGCGAGACCTCCCGTCAGTGCGCCCAGATCCGTACCGCGCTGGAACTCCACTTCGACGCGCCCGCACTGGTCGTGGGCGACGCCGAACTCCTCGTCCCCGCAGCGGGCCTGGACAAGGGCGTCGGCCTGGTGGCCGGCACCGGTTCGGTCGCGGTGGGGCGCTTCGCCGACGGCCGCCCCGTCCAGGTCGGCGGCTGGGGCGCGGTCCTCGGCGACGAGGGCGGCGCCGCCGGTCTCGTCCGCGAGGCCGCACGCGCCGTATGGGCGGCCCATGACCGCGGGGAGGAGCCCGACGCCCTCGCACTCGGTCTCCTCGCCTCCTTCGAAGTCGCCGAAGTCCCGGCGCTCGGGGCGGCGCTGGAAGCCGCCAAGGACATCTCCGCCGAGTGGGGCCGGCATGCCCCGGCCGTGTTCGCCGCTGCCGAAGCGGGCTCGCCGCTCGCCCGTGCAGTGATCGCAGACGGCGGCCGGTCGCTGGCCGCGCTCGTCGAACGGCTCGCCGCGCGCGGGGTCGTGGTGGACGACGTGGTGGTGGCGGGCAGCACGGTCCTCGCCCAGCCCGCCCTGTACGACGCCTTCGCCTCCGCCCTCACGGACAGGGTGCCCACAGCCAGGCCACAGCCACTGCGGGTGCCGCCGGCCGAGGGCGCGGTGGCGCTGGCGCGTTCACTTCTGTGA
- a CDS encoding phosphatase PAP2 family protein has protein sequence MPSSAGPRSTAPVSELAVNRRGFLRTSLGVSAGALAAPTFAAWLGAADAKAATAAAAFVDDYKTNVTANLTPETNAVVRALGGFAKVWKTGGAWNTGIPLLPEVLRANMRYCARVTATRTDAQAKDAFLYDRQHQSYSVIGGLGPLAELYKSGAKAVTSITSAPDGTPDAKISDTLPADAPAGSALGAGSYDSALGQVARLVDTVRGPFASSNPAKFAFQYPRPWRMNEDSEVVDTGKKDAFGFPVYESDVIVAPQLLRQRGETPAEDGGFPSGHTNAIHLAALAFAYAVPERFQEMVTRAFELSHTRIVSGMHSTVDVIGGRVMATALAAAALADPANAPLKKAARAQALAYFQERTGTTADTLYTYAHSAGTDTDPYADRAANARTVTPKLTYVLTRRGGNRPLTVPKGAEVLLETRLPYLDATQRREVLRTTALPSGYVLLDGWEQWGRLDLFAAADGYGAFDSDVTVTLDASAGGFGAADSWRNDIDGDGGLTKRGTGTLTLTGHNRYTGGTVLADGVLVAASAHALGHGEVRVTGGTLRVATRSTVKIHGTYAQESAALEVTLRSGRGPALEVTRRAVLGKGSSLSLRLDADKPPAAGSTVRVIGAPVLRGQFDRIELNSDTLRAVPVYTADGLSVRLLKR, from the coding sequence ATGCCGTCATCCGCCGGGCCCCGGTCCACCGCGCCGGTCAGTGAACTCGCCGTGAACAGAAGGGGGTTCCTCCGGACCTCCCTCGGTGTCTCGGCCGGTGCTCTGGCCGCGCCCACCTTCGCGGCGTGGCTCGGCGCCGCGGACGCGAAAGCCGCCACGGCCGCCGCCGCGTTCGTCGACGACTACAAGACCAACGTCACGGCGAACCTGACGCCCGAGACCAACGCGGTGGTCCGCGCCCTCGGCGGTTTCGCGAAGGTCTGGAAGACCGGCGGCGCCTGGAACACGGGCATACCGCTGCTGCCCGAGGTGCTGCGGGCCAACATGCGCTACTGCGCCCGCGTCACAGCCACGCGCACGGACGCCCAGGCGAAGGACGCGTTCCTCTACGACCGCCAGCACCAGAGCTACTCGGTGATCGGCGGCCTCGGTCCGCTGGCCGAGTTGTACAAGTCGGGTGCCAAGGCGGTCACGTCGATCACCAGCGCGCCGGACGGCACCCCGGACGCGAAGATCAGCGACACCCTGCCCGCCGACGCCCCGGCCGGCTCCGCGCTCGGCGCCGGGTCGTACGACTCGGCACTCGGTCAGGTGGCCAGGCTGGTCGACACGGTGCGCGGCCCCTTCGCCTCCAGCAACCCGGCCAAGTTCGCCTTCCAGTACCCGCGTCCGTGGCGCATGAACGAGGACAGCGAGGTCGTCGACACCGGGAAGAAGGACGCGTTCGGCTTCCCCGTCTACGAGTCGGACGTGATCGTCGCCCCGCAGCTGCTGCGGCAGCGCGGCGAGACCCCGGCCGAGGACGGCGGCTTCCCCAGCGGCCACACCAACGCCATCCACCTGGCGGCCCTGGCCTTCGCGTACGCCGTCCCGGAGCGCTTCCAGGAGATGGTGACCCGCGCCTTCGAGCTCAGCCACACCCGCATCGTGTCGGGCATGCACTCCACGGTCGATGTCATCGGCGGCCGCGTCATGGCCACCGCCCTGGCCGCCGCCGCCCTCGCCGACCCGGCGAACGCGCCTCTGAAGAAGGCGGCGCGGGCCCAGGCTCTGGCGTACTTCCAGGAGCGGACCGGCACGACGGCCGACACGCTGTACACCTACGCGCATTCGGCGGGCACGGACACCGACCCGTATGCGGACCGTGCCGCGAACGCCCGCACGGTCACGCCGAAGTTGACGTACGTGCTGACCCGGCGCGGCGGCAACCGGCCGCTCACCGTCCCGAAGGGCGCGGAGGTGCTGCTGGAGACGCGGCTGCCGTACCTCGACGCTACGCAGCGGCGCGAGGTGCTGCGGACGACCGCGCTGCCCTCGGGCTACGTCCTGCTGGACGGCTGGGAGCAGTGGGGCCGGCTCGACCTGTTCGCGGCGGCGGACGGTTACGGCGCCTTCGACTCGGACGTGACCGTTACGCTGGACGCCTCGGCCGGCGGCTTCGGCGCGGCCGACAGCTGGCGCAACGACATCGACGGCGACGGCGGCCTCACCAAGCGCGGCACCGGAACGCTGACCCTGACCGGCCACAACCGGTACACCGGCGGGACCGTTCTGGCGGACGGTGTCCTCGTCGCCGCCTCGGCGCACGCCCTGGGCCACGGCGAGGTGCGGGTCACCGGCGGCACCCTGCGCGTGGCCACCAGGTCGACGGTGAAGATCCACGGCACGTACGCGCAGGAGTCGGCCGCGCTCGAGGTGACGCTGCGTTCGGGTCGCGGCCCCGCCCTGGAGGTCACGCGGCGGGCGGTGCTCGGCAAGGGCAGCTCGCTGTCGCTGCGGCTCGACGCCGACAAGCCGCCGGCCGCGGGAAGCACGGTGCGTGTCATCGGCGCCCCGGTGCTGCGTGGCCAATTCGACCGTATCGAGCTGAACTCGGACACGCTGCGGGCCGTACCCGTCTACACGGCGGACGGTCTGTCGGTACGACTCCTGAAGCGGTAA